A single window of Osmia bicornis bicornis chromosome 14, iOsmBic2.1, whole genome shotgun sequence DNA harbors:
- the LOC123988484 gene encoding uncharacterized protein LOC123988484 codes for MANEANVPVEGNRPISIRDAADIVPPFDGHNISVYQFTKNCLNARGMISPNAEYGLVQLIKNKLYGQASRVVLSGDYNTIEQLITVLKSRFAPLYSSIQLYGDMSKMAQMANEAVVDYSSRVSSILLQIQNCNEIEVPDHTQQYNVSAEANAVKAFLTGMKPEIFSRLRNCEFDTLDDAISAAIKGEAEYKENMMRTKITEGYTQAVQCSNCFGYGHSTNTCSSRSFQRQQVSSIQWQPKYCQHCQRPGHTIQNCWFNNNNFNNNNNNNFNSNYNNYNNYNQPRNQWMQPNRVPQNQTPVNQLQNMGRNPSYQRQGTGQPPAFQHPANQPLANPTNQTPGNQPPNNWYQGTANWRRQQPPICAYCQNIGHTIEQCRKKAYQEKIKNQPQQQTTTQEPQVRKETNLCLKANYAEKPPSIKLISENFHQGVASLMIDTGSDINIIKKHIISNKAIINTNIIFELNGITEGYLSTLGYIEVKALDTESIFHVVEDLPIAHDGILGTEFFKNSGANIDYAKSMLIVNNYIIPFQEPLITIPSRTRTTIPIKIENTKETTGFIPKIDIHPQLYMGNAVVTNRTGIAFLHATNVSSEEIKIEMPTVQLEPYEEIKIEEEEETLSDSTKRITTLFTSLRLEHLNKEEKSSIKNLISNNADRFYLNEDELGATNKIFHRIITTDEAPVNIKQYRYPQALKEEVNKQVNELLEKDIIEHSSSPYNSPIWIVPKKEDTQGNKSWRLVIDFRKLNEKTISDAYPLPNIVDILDQLGSAKYFSIFDLKSSFHQIPMHPDDKHKTAFSTPFGHFQFKRMPFGLKNAAGSFQRLMNNVLDGLQGVEAFVYIDDIVIYASSIEEHETKFNRLMARLREANLYLQPEKCELLKKEVAYLGHIITEDGVKPDPKKIEAVKEFPVPKTVKNIRQFLGLCGYYRRFIKNFSKIAKPLSDLTKKEQKFEWTQQQQQAFIILRDKLCEEPILQYPDFTKPFNITTDASGIAVGAVLSQGEIGKDQPVSYTSRVLNKAETQYSATERELLAVIYAVTHFRPYIYGRKFYLITDHKPLTWLHNLTDPASRLMRWKLKLSEYDYEIKYKPGKQNINADALSRNPIITLPIQAKRKHSTTDSKELKKKKQWHQYATRPRATTSTTESREIKKKKQWHQYPTRPRPSTTSDSREYKKKKETHQYPTRPRPSTTSDSREYKKKKETHQYPTRPRPSTTSDSREHKKKKETHQHPTRPRPTTSSSSREIKKKKETHQYPTRRRDTSSEQNRQTKKKKQSYQHATRQRDTSSESERSIVRKKTTHQYSTRQRDTSSDSEREIKKGKITQHHKRPHKTSSSQHQKRLKEDTTSSESEYCDTDEFQDQQHKKRKKETSSSTNKQYKKKKPNQEKITVEIHQLPKKQLISEPPKPLKRRHEPIIIGDEIEDFEEGITLPKHIYREPPKIDSSSETKKASSEIKKSSSEIKKASSGTKRASLGTREEFSELKKEEKTDSGSTSTAPITPIKIIKEEDQLTTHKITPPKVISNLPVTSKIVETTDHLWMKKGIVIVFLNEEGKPIDNQSREFLQKEKMKIHIPQQEEIIIHLKKKNKEIFGLVTQSREDLPKTLKILYQEFHKRQIQECSIPELKGLHKLLQVIFAESNISITLCKGIIITPPKEERIQIIKENHESPNMKKEITDYIRTCISCQKVKLVRMKNKEPMVITDTPIDAFDKVSLDILGPLPITTSGNSYILTIQDNLTKYSAAIPLISTTSEEVAKAFTENFICKFGSPKAILTDQDSNTAETRNGYTMEVNPH; via the exons ATGGCTAACGAAGCCAACGTACCAGTCGAGGGCAACCGACCTATTAGCATAAGGGATGCAGCGGACATAGTGCCACCTTTCGATGGCCACAACATATCCGTATATCAATTCACGAAGAATTGCCTTAATGCTAGAGGAATGATTTCACCGAACGCCGAATACGGCCTGGTCCAgctaattaaaaacaaattatatggACAAGCTTCGAGAGTAGTATTGAGCGGAGACTACAATACAATCGAACAGCTAATTACGGTATTAAAATCACGATTTGCTCCTTTGTACTCATCGATACAACTATACGGAGACATGTCGAAGATGGCTCAAATGGCGAACGAAGCAGTCGTCGACTATAGCAGCCGAGTCTCTAGTATCCTGCTGCAAATTCAGAACTGTAATGAAATTGAAGTTCCTGATCATACGCAGCAATATAATGTATCTGCAGAAGCCAATGCTGTCAAAGCATTTCTGACTGGGATGAAACCAGAAATCTTCAGTCGATTGCGAAATTGCGAATTCGACACCTTGGACGATGCAATTAGCGCAGCTATCAAAGGCGAAGCGGAATACAAAGAAAACATGATGAGAACGAAGATAACTGAGGGATATACCCAGGCCGTTCAATGCAGCAATTGTTTTGGATACGGCCACAGCACCAACACCTGCAGTAGCCGTTCATTCCAAAGGCAGCAGGTATCATCAATCCAGTGGCAGCCAAAATATTGCCAGCATTGCCAGCGCCCGGGACATACGATTCAAAATTGCTGGTTCAACAATAACAACttcaacaacaataataacaacaacTTCAACAGCAACTACAACAACTACAATAATTACAATCAGCCAAGAAATCAATGGATGCAACCAAACCGGGTTCCACAAAACCAAACCCCGGTAAACCAGCTTCAAAATATGGGTCGTAATCCTTCATATCAACGCCAAGGAACGGGACAACCACCGGCTTTTCAACATCCGGCAAACCAACCTTTGGCGAATCCGACAAATCAAACCCCGGGAAATCAACCTCCTAATAACTGGTACCAAGGCACCGCAAACTGGAGAAGACAACAACCTCCAATATGCGCTTATTGCCAAAACATTGGCCATACTATTGAACAATGCAGGAAAAAAGCATAtcaagaaaaaatcaaaaatcaacCACAACAACAAACTACAACTCAAGAACCACAGGTACGTAAAGAAACAAACCTGTGTTTAAAAGCAAATTACGCAGAAAAACCTCCAAGCATCAAACTCATaagtgaaaattttcatcaagGAGTAGCATCATTAATGATCGACACTGGATcagatataaatattataaaaaaacatattatatcaaataaagcgataattaatacaaatattatctTCGAATTAAACGGAATAACCGAAGGATATCTTTCAACCCTAGGCTACATCGAAGTAAAAGCGCTGGATACAGAGTCCATATTCCACGTCGTGGAGGACCTTCCAATAGCACACGATGGAATACTAGGAACAGAATTCTTCAAGAATAGCGGAGCGAACATTGACTATGCCAAATCTATGCTCATAGTcaacaattatattataccATTCCAAGAACCTTTAATCACCATACCATCAAGAACTAGGACAACAATACCtatcaaaatagaaaatacaaaagaaacaaCGGGCTTTATACCAAAAATTGATATACATCCACAATTATACATGGGAAACGCAGTCGTAACAAACAGAACTGGAATAGCCTTCCTTCATGCAACAAATGTCTCttctgaagaaataaaaattgaaatgccTACCGTACAATTGGAACCATACGAAGAAAtcaaaatagaagaagaagaagaaacgctATCAGACTCTACTAAACGCATAACCACACTATTTACATCACTTCGCCTGGAACAtctaaataaagaagaaaaatcaagcataaaaaatttaatttcaaacaacgCTGATCGATTCTATTTAAACGAAGATGAACTTGGAGctacaaacaaaatttttcatcgaataatTACAACCGACGAAGCTCCAGTTAATATAAAGCAATATAGATACCCGCAAGCACTGAAAGAAGAAGTAAATAAACAAGTCAATGAATTATTAGAGAAAGATATCATCGAACATTCATCATCACCTTACAATTCTCCAATttggatagtaccaaaaaaagaagatacacaaggaaataaatcaTGGAGATTAGTTATcgatttcagaaaattaaacgaaaaaacaatTAGCGATGCATATCCATTGCCAAATATAGTCGATATTCTGGATCAAttgggaagcgcaaaatacttctcaatattCGACTTAAAGTCTAGCTTCCATCAAATACCCATGCATCCAGACGATAAGCACAAAACAGCTTTCTCAACGCCATTTGGACACTTCCAATTCAAAAGAATGCCATTTGGTTTGAAAAACGCTGCAGGTTCATTCCAGAGGCTTATGAACAACGTTCTGGATGGACTACAAGGGGTTGAAGCATTCGTGTATATTGACGACATAGTAATATATGCTAGTTCAATAGAAGAACacgaaacaaaatttaatagacttaTGGCAAGACTGAGAGAAGCAAACCTATACCTCCAGCCGGAAAAATGCGAGCTACTAAAGAAGGAAGTAGCCTATTTGGGACACATTATCACAGAAGATGGAGTGAAGCCTGACCCGAAGAAAATAGAAGCGGTCAAAGAGTTTCCAGTTCCAAAAACAGTAAAAAATATTAGGCAATTCCTTGGTTTATGCGGATATTACAGAAGattcataaaaaatttttcaaaaatagctAAACCCTTATcagatttaacaaaaaaagaacaaaaattcgaatggacgcaacagcaacaacaagcCTTCATCATCCTCAGAGACAAATTATGCGAAGAACCAATTCTTCAGTATCCAGATTTTACAAAACCTTTCAATATTACCACAGACGCATCCGGAATCGCCGTTGGAGCAGTACTAAGCCAAGGCGAAATCGGAAAAGATCAACCGGTATCATACACTTCAAGAGTTTTAAATAAGGCAGAAACTCAATATTCTGCCACAGAAAGAGAATTACTAGCAGTCATATATGCCGTAACTCATTTTAGGCCCTATATTTatggaagaaaattttatctaataaCAGACCACAAACCATTAACGTGGCTGCATAATTTAACAGATCCTGCATCAAGATTAATGCGTTGGAAACTAAAACTAAGCGAATACGActacgaaattaaatataaacctggaaaacaaaatataaacgcCGACGCATTATCCCGAAATCCTATTATAACCCTACCAATTCAAGCGAAACGGAAACACTCTACCACGGATTCAAAAgagttaaaaaagaagaaacaatggCACCAATATGCTACGAGACCTAGAGCAACCACTTCAACCACAGAAtcaagagaaattaaaaagaaaaaacaatggcATCAATACCCAACACGCCCTAGACCATCGACGACATCCGATTCTAGggaatacaaaaagaaaaaggaaacccACCAATATCCTACACGTCCTAGACCATCGACGACATCCGATTCTAGggaatacaaaaagaaaaaagaaactcaCCAATATCCTACACGTCCTAGACCATCGACGACATCCGATTCTAGGGAacacaagaaaaaaaaggaaactcaTCAACACCCTACAAGACCGAGACCAACAACATCATCAAGTTCAAGAGAAatcaaaaagaagaaagagacgCATCAATATCCAACAAGACGCCGAGACACATCTTCAGAACAAAACAGAcagacaaaaaagaaaaaacaatcatatCAACACGCCACACGACAAAGAGATACTTCCTCCGAATCCGAAAGAAGTAttgtaagaaagaaaacaacACACCAATATTCTACTCGCCAGCGAGATACTTCATCTGATTCagagagagaaataaaaaagggaaaaattaCACAACACCACAAAAGACCACATAAAACAAGCAGCAGTCAACATCAAAAACGTCTAAAAGAAGATACTACTTCCAGTGAATCAGAATATTGCGATACTGATgaattccaagatcaacaacacaagaagaggaaaaaggaaacatcAAGCTCTACAAACaaacaatataaaaagaaaaaaccgAACCAGGAAAAAATCACAGTAGAAATTCACCAATTACCTAAAAAACAACTAATTTCTGAACCTCCTAAACCACTTAAAAGGAGACATGAACCAATAATAATTGGTGATGAAATTGAAGATTTTGAAGAGGGAATAACTCTACCCAAACATATATATAGAGAACCACCCAAAATAGATTCATCTTCAGAAACTAAAAAAGCATcctcagaaataaaaaaatcatcatcagaaataaaaaaggcaTCTTCAGGAACAAAAAGAGCATCTTTAGGAACCAGAGAAGAATTTTCAGagctgaaaaaagaagaaaaaactgATTCAGGAAGTACATCTACAGCACCTATAACtcctattaaaattattaaagaagaagaccAACTTACCACACATAAAATAACACCACCAAAAGTGATCAGCAACCTACCAGTCACATCAAAAATAGTAGAGACAACTGACCACCTCTGGATGAAGAAAGGGATAGTAATTGTATTCCTAAATGAAGAGGGAAAACCAATAGATAATCAATCAagagaatttttacaaaaagaaaaaatgaaaatacacATACCTCAACAGGAAGAAATTatcatacatttaaaaaagaagaataaagaaatatttggcCTAGTAACACAATCAAGAGAAGACCTACCTAAAACACTAAAAATACTTTATCAAGAATTccataaaagacaaattcaaGAATGCTCTATACCTGAATTAAAAGGATTACATAAACTCCTACAAGTAATTTTTGCAGAATCAAACATTTCCATCACATTATGTAAAGGAATCATTATCACACCAcctaaagaagaaagaatacagATCATTAAAGAAAACCATGAAAGCCCA aacatgaaaaaagaaatcactGATTATATTAGAACCTGCATCAGTTgtcaaaaagtaaaattagtaAGGATGAAAAACAAAGAACCTATGGTCATCACTGACACCCCTATTGATGCATTTGACAAAGTATCTTTAGACATATTAGGACCACTACCAATTACTACATCAGGAAATAGTTATATACTCACCATCCAGGATAATTTAACTAAATATTCAGCTGCAATACCTTTAATATCAACCACATCTGAAGAAGTAGCAAAAGCTTTTACAGAAAACTTTATATGCAAATTTGGTAGTCCAAAAGCCATACTTACAGACCAAG ACTCCAACACAGCAGAAACTAGAAATGGATACACCATGGAGGTTAACCCTCATTGA